The Qingrenia yutianensis sequence GAATTTCGATTTTCATATCTCTTGAAGTATGATTTTCATACTTCTGCAAGTTTGAATTTAATACTTCTTGATTTTCTATATTCATACTTTCGGTATTTTGATTTTCATACCGCTTTTCTTTAGGATTATGTATAAAGTTTTTCACATAAATTATGTTCGGTCTGCCAAGCCCCTGTCGTTTGCGTTCAATAAGTCCGATACCGTTTTCAAGCTCGTCCAAAAGCTTTAATGCCTTTTGCTTTGCACAACCGAAATCACATAAAATATCATCAATAGTGTAGATGATATATACTCGATTTTCTTCATCAAACCAGCAATTCTTTACTGACAGGCTCATACGGTCAAGCATAAAGCTATACAGCACCTTTGCTTCAACAGAAATTCCGGAAAGCGTTTCATCGGTAAATAGGATTTTTGGAATACGGTAAAACGAAAACTGTTCCGCTTGACTTCCGTAAAAATATTCAAATTGTATTGACATAATTAAACACTCCTTTCTTTGCAATTTTGCGTATAAAAAAAGAACGCTCTATGTTAAAATAAAGCGTTCAAAAATCATATATATATATATAAAGAGCCGCAAACATTACATTTGCAGCTCTAATTAAGCGTTGTTACCTTTCAATGCACAAATTCTTGCACAAATTGGCGTAGTATTGGCGTAGTGTGGCGTAGTTTTTTAATCATTCAAAACCTGCAAACTCGCATAAACACTGCATTTCTTTGGTTACTTATTCTCCAACGGCTTCATTGTCGGGACGATTTAGGACATCGTTTCAATTCTTGCTATAACCCAACATAGTTCAAAATAAGTCGCAAATCAGATTTTTTCAAAATCCTACTTTACTTTATTTTCGATTAGTTTCGTGGGGGCTTTGTGTAAGAATTGATGTAAATGATGTAAATGCTTTTATCCACCAACTATGAAGTCCGTATCAATTTAATCTGTCAAACCGACACTTTATTATACTCATTTTTGAAGTAGGAGTCAAGACCTTCAAATTCGGACTTCCTCAGCTCCTTTGTTACATCGGTATAGATGTTGAGCGTAGTTGAAATATCCTTATGACCGAGCGTGTCCTGAATGACCTTAACATTTACCCCTGCTTCGCACATTCTTGTTGTGAAAGTATGCCTTAAAGAATGGCAGCTAAAATGCGGGAGCAATACTTCTGCATTTTCATCTTTCAACAACTGCTCATCGTTACAGTCACGAATAATACGGCGAATTGCTTTGTTGAGGGTTGCCTGATGTTGCGGCTGTCCGAAACGGTTGATGAAGATAAAATCGGTGTATCCGTCAACAGTCGCTTCACAATGAAGGTCAAGTAATTCCTGTCTTTCTTTTTCCATTAAAAATGCTTCTTTGACGAAACCGAGCATAGGCACTTTTCTTCTTCCTGCCGGGGTTTTGGTCGTATTAACATTGAAGTAACAGCCACGCTTACTGCCCTCGGTACGATGGTCATAGTAAACCAGCGTGTGGTTCACATCAATGATACCTTCTTCCAAATCAATATCGCACCATCTTAACCCTGTAACCTCTCCAACACGAAGTCCCGTACCAATCATAACCGCAAACACCGGATACCAATACTTTGATGTCGGAGAGTTTTTCAAATAGTCAAGAAACAACTCTTGCTCCGGCTTTGTTAAGGCTCTACGCTTCTCGGTCTGAAAACAATGGGACTGTTTCAACTCTTTGAGCACATTGTTTGACGGGTTATTCCTGATGTAGTCATCATCGACCGCCATATCCAAAATCTGATGGAGAACCGTATGAATATTATCAATGGTCGCCGGCTTCAGATGGCGTTCGTCTGCAAGGTAATTATAGAACCTCTTTATATCTGTTTTTCTCAGAGAAGATACAGTCTTTGAACCTATCTGATGACGGACAAAGGTCTCATACATATACTTATAGTTTTCAAAGGTGTTGTTTTTCAGACCTCGCTTCAAATCCTTCCAAAGCTCATAAATGTCATTGACCGTTGTGTATCGAGCTTCTGCCTTAATGCCATCGCTCTTGTCTTTTGCGATTTGTTCCTCTTTGTATCGCAGTTCATCAAGTGTCTTGGCATACACATAACGCCTTTTGTGGTTGGCGTCCGTCCAACTGAAATGGTATGTACCATCGGCTCTCTGTGATTCGCCTGTACGAAGCACTACTCTTGATTTGTCTTTTCTTTTTGTTCTTGGCATAACTTTTTCCTCCCTTAAATACTAAATTGCTTATCAAGATAATCAATAAATTTGTCTCGGATTACACAGACCTGAACACCGTTAGTGACAGCAAAGGGACAATCGCCCCTCATTATGATTTGCCTGATTTTTGTCCTGCCGATACCGGTGTACTCGGCTGCTTCCTCAACCGTTAAAACCTTCTTCTCCCAAAAGGGAGCATTTTCTTTTCGCTTTTCGAGTAAGACTCTGTAAGCTAAAACATCGTTGTCCATAAGCCCTCCTTCCTATATTGAGTACATTTTCTCAATGTACTCATCAAAAACTCGTCTCTTAATCATTCGTCTGTTTCCTACCCACAGAACAAACGGACATTTTTCTCGGCTTGTCATCTCATAGAGTTTGTCTCTGCCTATGCCTGTGTAAGCGGTCGCTTCATCAATCGTAAGGTAAGGCTTTACCCAAACCGGCACGGTTTCCACCTGATTACCTGAATTATTCAATTCAGTCTGCTTATTTCCCATAACACCACCTCCATCAGAGGGAATACTGCGATGACAGGTATTCCTCAAATTGTTTCCTTTTAATCAATCGCTTTGCCCCGTTCCAAAGAACGAAAGGACAATCTTCGCAATTCGATAGTTCTTTTATCTTTGATGTGCCAATGCCCGAATATTCCGAAGCTTCTTCAACCGTAAGGTTCATCTTCTTCCAAATTGGGACACTCGACATATTGGATTTAAGTTGTTTGTCAGACATACGCTGTAACCTCCTTGCCTTTGGTGATTACAGCATACTCAAAAGTCTGCGGTAAGCCAATTATGCGAATCGGCTCATCGCAGACTTGACTTTTTCCTTAAATCGAGTATTGCCTTTCGATAAACTCGTCAAAGACTTTCCTTTTAATCATTCTTCTGCTACCAATCCAAAGAACAAAAGGACAATCCTGACTTTCCGTCATTTCATAAAGCTTTCCCATTCCAATACCGGAATAAGCTGCCGCCTCCTCAATAGACAGGTTTGGTTTACACCAAAGAGGAATGTTGTAACGCTTCTTTTTTTCACTGCTATTTGACATTCCTGCACCCCTTTCCTTTGACCGAGGTGCGTTTGTCATAAACGATGTAATCCCAACCGCTGTTATTGCACTTATCGCAGTGGTCTTTGCTTTTCGCAAACGGGTCAAGACGCCTGACAACATAGTTTGGGTCGTGGATATAGTCGCTCAGACACTTGGGGCATAAGCAACGAACATCTCCGTTTCTGTCTGTGTTGTAAATCCATAAACCGAAAGTCTTTTTAAGAGCTGCGTTAATTTGCTTCCAAAGCCTTTCATCGTTTACCGAACCAATGTAGTCTGTCAGTTCATCCTTATTGACGGTCTGTATCTGTTCAAGAAGAACCATTGACGGCTTCTTCAGACCGAAGTCCTCACCCAAAATGATGTGTGAAGGAAGATACTTCTTTTTCATCACAGCTGTAACAGCCGCAACAATAATTGTCGGAGCGTTTGCATTAAAGTTGTCCGCCTGAATTACCATTACAGGTCTCTCTCCCGACTGGACAGACCCCTCCCTTTTTCCAAAATCGTAGTAGAATAAATCTCCACGCTGAATTTCTTTTCTCTGCATATATGTATAACCTCTCTGTTCATTTAGTCTTGAAAGTGCATTTCGTATCCGGAATTGAAATAACCCCTTCACTCATTTGGACAAAGGGGGTCAAAATGCACACCCAAAATCAGAGGTTTTCATAAAATTTCTTGAAATTTTTTCTTGCGGCGGCAATCGACTTATCTACAACGCTGTAATATACGCCTTCTTCCTTTGCGATTTTTCTTGAACTCATACCTAACAAAATCGCTTTAATCATTCTTTCTCTCTGAACGGGTTTCAGCATTTCCAATACCTTTCTGACTTTTGCAATTTCTAACTGTCGAAGCTGTTCCTTTTCTTCCTCAATCCGTTCTTCCTCCGCCTGCTCAAACGGGTCAACAAACGGAGTAATCAGTTCCCGGTGGAACT is a genomic window containing:
- a CDS encoding type II toxin-antitoxin system PemK/MazF family toxin — encoded protein: MQRKEIQRGDLFYYDFGKREGSVQSGERPVMVIQADNFNANAPTIIVAAVTAVMKKKYLPSHIILGEDFGLKKPSMVLLEQIQTVNKDELTDYIGSVNDERLWKQINAALKKTFGLWIYNTDRNGDVRCLCPKCLSDYIHDPNYVVRRLDPFAKSKDHCDKCNNSGWDYIVYDKRTSVKGKGCRNVK
- a CDS encoding excisionase, with the translated sequence MSDKQLKSNMSSVPIWKKMNLTVEEASEYSGIGTSKIKELSNCEDCPFVLWNGAKRLIKRKQFEEYLSSQYSL
- a CDS encoding excisionase, coding for MDNDVLAYRVLLEKRKENAPFWEKKVLTVEEAAEYTGIGRTKIRQIIMRGDCPFAVTNGVQVCVIRDKFIDYLDKQFSI
- a CDS encoding site-specific integrase → MPRTKRKDKSRVVLRTGESQRADGTYHFSWTDANHKRRYVYAKTLDELRYKEEQIAKDKSDGIKAEARYTTVNDIYELWKDLKRGLKNNTFENYKYMYETFVRHQIGSKTVSSLRKTDIKRFYNYLADERHLKPATIDNIHTVLHQILDMAVDDDYIRNNPSNNVLKELKQSHCFQTEKRRALTKPEQELFLDYLKNSPTSKYWYPVFAVMIGTGLRVGEVTGLRWCDIDLEEGIIDVNHTLVYYDHRTEGSKRGCYFNVNTTKTPAGRRKVPMLGFVKEAFLMEKERQELLDLHCEATVDGYTDFIFINRFGQPQHQATLNKAIRRIIRDCNDEQLLKDENAEVLLPHFSCHSLRHTFTTRMCEAGVNVKVIQDTLGHKDISTTLNIYTDVTKELRKSEFEGLDSYFKNEYNKVSV
- a CDS encoding excisionase → MNNSGNQVETVPVWVKPYLTIDEATAYTGIGRDKLYEMTSREKCPFVLWVGNRRMIKRRVFDEYIEKMYSI
- a CDS encoding replication initiator protein A, translated to MSIQFEYFYGSQAEQFSFYRIPKILFTDETLSGISVEAKVLYSFMLDRMSLSVKNCWFDEENRVYIIYTIDDILCDFGCAKQKALKLLDELENGIGLIERKRQGLGRPNIIYVKNFIHNPKEKRYENQNTESMNIENQEVLNSNLQKYENHTSRDMKIEIQEVPKSYSNNTNNNYTDFNDTEKNNTESSDTEII
- a CDS encoding excisionase; the encoded protein is MSNSSEKKKRYNIPLWCKPNLSIEEAAAYSGIGMGKLYEMTESQDCPFVLWIGSRRMIKRKVFDEFIERQYSI